The stretch of DNA GTATCGATCGAGACCATCCGCACCGACTGGTCAATGTTGACCGTGTCGCCGTCGATACCGCGCAGCAGGGGCGCGTCGTAGACCCGCCGGGTGACGGGCCGGAAACCGAACGCGATCTCAGCCATGGGGGCACCGTCTTCCGCGTCCGAGCGCCAGGTTCGTGCGGGTCAGCCGCGACCAACGTAGAGAACCGTGAGCTCGTGTGCGTCGTCACAACTGTTGATCGCCGCCTGCGGGACTTGGCCAAGCGCGCGACCGTTCCCGGTCAAGGCCCGTGGCGTGGTGTGTGACGGCGTCCGCGTGATCGTCAGGGTCAGGCGCTCGACGCCGGGATAGTTGGGGGTGACTCGCCTGCTCTGCAGTGTCGCTGGCCGGGTCGCTGGCCGGGTCGCTGGCCGGGTCGGTGGCCGGGTCGGCGGCCGCGCAGGCGACGGCGTGGCCTGCCTCGCCGACCGGGCCGGTGATTTGCTCCCGGCAGGGCGCACTCATTCTTCGCCGGCGGAAGTCCCCGTAAGGGGCACACCATCATCTGCATGTTCACGGACGTCTTTCCTCGGTACCGGCCCGGGGCAATGGCGCACGGCGTCTCAGTCGGTAGCCTTGAGGTACCCCCCGCATGCGACGAAAGAGATCCCGTGGCACAGGTTCAGACCGTTCGTCTCGTCGACGACCTCACCGGCGACCAGGCCGAGGAGACGATTCTGTTCGGGATCGATGGCACGCAGTACGAAATCGACCTGTCGTCTGGCAACGCGAGCGCACTGCGCGACGCGCTGGCGCCCTTCGTGATGGCTGCCCGCAGCACCTCCACCCGCCCTGGCTCGGGCCACCGAGCTCGCCGGGCATCCCGCGCCAGCGACCCGGGCACGACGAGTACGGCGATCCGCCAGCGCAGCCAGGCCGTCCGGGCGTGGGCCCGCCAGAACGGCTACGCCGTCTCCGAGCGCGGGCGCATCTCGGCCGAGATCGTTGCCGCCTACGACGCCGCGAACAAGCCCACCGCAGCACAGCGGGGCACCGCAGTGCAGTTCAGCGGCTGACATCCCAGGGCCCTTGTGTCAACGGCCAGAGTGAATTCCCCGTTGGCGGCCAGCAGTTCTCCCCACTGGTGGCCAGTTGGTTCTCCCCGACGGCGGCCAGTTATCTCCCGCCTCGGGTCGAGTCCGGTGGTCAGGTCAAGGGGCTCACCCCCTTGCCGGAGGTGGCCTGGGCGAGGCGGTAGCTGTCGCCTTGGGTGACGACGATGTGGGCGTGGTGCAGCAGCCGGTCGACGGTCGCGGTGGCGAGGGTCTTGGGCATGATCTCGTCGAACCCCGAGGGGTGCAGGTTGCTGGAGACGGCCAGGGAGCGGCGTTCGTAGGCGGCGTCGACGAGCCGGTAGAACCCTTCCGCGGCGTCAGGGCTGACCGGGAGCAGCCCGATGTCGTCGATGATGATCAGGTCGGTGCGGATCAGCCGGGCCAGCGCGCGGGTGATCGAGTCGTCGGCGCGGTGGCGGCGGACGAACGCGCCGAGGTCCTCGATGGTGAACCAGGCGACGGTCATCCCGGCCTCGACCGCGGCCTGGCCGAGGGCCTCGCAGAAGTGGCTCTTCCCGGTGCCTGAGGGGCCGCAGACGCAGAGGTTCTCCCGTCGTCCGACCCACTCCAAGCTGGTGAGTGCGTCTTGGGTCGGGCGCGGGATGGTCGAGGCGGCGGCGTCCCAGTCCTGCAGAGTCTTCCCCGCGGGGAACCCGGCCCGGGCGCGGCGGGTGCGTAGATTCGTCGCGTCGCGGCCGGCCGCCTCCTCGGCGAGCAGGACCCGGACCAGCTCGGCGTGGTCCCACCGCTGCGCCCGCGCGGTCGGGACGAGCTCGAGCAGGTGACGGCGGATGTGCGGGAGCTTGAGCCGCTTGGTGAGCTCGACCGCCTCGGCCAGGGGATCACCGGCCGAGCCAGGGACTCCCGTCGGCTGCGTCGCGGCGGTCATGCGGACTCTCCTGTCGGTTCCTGCCCAGCGGCGGGCTCCGGTTCTGGCTCCGGGTCGGGGTGGACGCCGAAGCCGGACCAGGCCGCGGTCCCGGGTTGCAGGCTGTGGGTCTCGCTGGCCTGCGTGGCGGGCTTGGCGACGGTCTCGCCTGCTTGGTGGGCGAGGATGCGCATCAGGTCGTTCTCGGCGAACCGTCCCGCGATCGCCGCGGTCCCCAGCGCTTGGTCGACCTGGCCGGGTGGGTGCAGCTTGGCCAGCGCGACCGCCTCGGTCATCTTCCGGCGGACCCCGCGGGCCCCCGCGGCGGCGGCCTCGACCAGCCAGGCCGCCGCGCCCGGACCGAGAGCGAGGAACGCCGCCTCCGCCGCGCTGGTCGCACGCGGGATGCGTTCGCCGTGGGAGTTCGCGGCGGCGCTGCGCGGCGGGTAGTGGGCGTCGTCGATGACCGGGCTGCCCGGGGTCGAACGTCCGTGCCGGGCGACCTCGACCGCCCCCGCAGTGCCGTCGCTGCCGTCGCGGACTGCGGTGACGATGAGGTCGTCGCCGTGGAAGCGGACCCAGACCCGGGTGTCGACCAGCTCGTGCGGCACCGAGTAGCGGACCCCCTCAACCGAGACCGTGGCATCCCAGTTGACCCGCCGGGTGGTGCCGAACGCGACCGTGAACGGCTGCGAGGGCAGCGGATGCAGCCGCAGCCGTTCCTCCGCGAGCATCTCGGCCGGTGGCCGCCTCGTCTCGCGGTGCGGGCGGGTATTGACCTTCTCGCACCAGTCTCGGCAGGCGGCCTCGAGCTGGCCGAACAGGCGATACTCCGCGGCGAGGTTGACCTCGGTGGGGACCAGGTCGGCCTTGGAGATCCGCACCGTGGCCTCGCTGCCGCCCTTGGACTGCGGGTCGGCCGGCACACAGGTGCGGATGGTCATCCCGTAGTGGCGGGCGACGTGCACGATCTCCGGGTTCCGCACCGCGACTCCGGCGACGTGGTCGACCGAGACGGTGCGCTCGTTGTCGGTCAACGCGTAGGTCGGGACCCCGCCGACGCGGCGCAGAGTGGTGTCCAGGCAGGCCACGATCGTGGGCAGGGTGCGGTCCCAGACCGCGAGCACCACCCGGAACCGCGACCAGGCCAGCCAGGCGCACCACAGGTTCGTCCGCCGCCCGCGGATCCGCGGGCCCTCGGCCCAGTCCCACTGCAACCACAGGCCCGGCTCGGGCACCCACGGGCGCAGCACCCGCCGCCGCCCGGCCCGCAGCCGGGCCTTCGCCTCCGCCACCGCGCGGCGGGTGGTGCGTCCCCCGCCGGTGAAGCCCATCGCGGTGATCCGCTCATGCACCACATCCGCGCGGACCCGCCCGTTCGAGCGGGCCACCAGCTCCTCGATCTTGGCCAGATAGGCGTCGATCGGTCGGGCCCGATGCTCGCGCGCCACCACCGGCTCCCCGGCCGCCCGCAGCGCCACGTATCGGGCCACGGTGTGGTGGTCACACCCGGCCAGCTCGGCCGCCGCACGGTAACTGCCCGTGAGGTCGTAGGCCTCCAGAATCTCCACGATCTCCTCGCTCCGCTTCACCGGCAGACCCTCGCCGCCGGTCACCTGCTCTGGATCACCGGGGAGATATCTGGCCACCAGCGGGGAGAACGCCGGCCATCACCGGGGCGGTAAGTGGCCGCCTACGGGGAGTCTGGACTGGCCGCTGTCACCCTTGTTCGGCAGTGCAACTGGCACTGCGACGCCAGCTTTGGTAGCCCTGATCGAGGCCATCCGAGTGATCCCGCCAAGTGAGTGACGTCGACCTCGACGGCATCGAGGCCGGGAGTGGAACGCGTGTCGTGATGACCCATGTAGACGCCGAGCTACCCGCGGCAAACCGAGGTCGGCGGCGGACTCACCGGCAACGGTCTGGCGGTGCGAGTCGACGTGGCGACGCATCGACGTAGGTCACTCAACGCCGGCCCCGTCGTGACCACGTCGCCGAGCGGCGTCGTGGCGCTGCTGATCTGCATCGTCCGTCGACGAGCACAGCACAGAGTTCGGTGTGACGCAGGTCGAGGCACGTGGGGCGGGCACGGACACGATCGCGCGGGGCTTCCTCGCAAAGGCGGGGTGCAAATCGCAGTGCGAATATCCGCTACGTCATCGACGTGGGCCGGTAACGGCGCTGAGCAAAGTTTGCGGCACATGCTCGCCCGCGGGCAGCTCGACTGCCGGGGCCTGAGTAGCGAGACCTGGCGTCGTGACCACCGCTGCGGAGCCGGCGCGGTCGGCCCTGTCGAGCTGGCTCCGGCGCTCGGTCCGCCCGGGCGCGGTGGGCCGGGCTGCCATGCTCAACCCGGCCCATCTCGACCGCGTGACGCCCCGGGTCGCCGCACGACCGTGGCGATCGCCTACCACGCTCCCCGACGCCGAAAACCCGGGTCGTCCCTCGCTGCGCTGCGCGACCGTGTCACGTCGTCACCGGGACCAGCGATCCGACGGTGTCCGACACCTCCAACAGCTTCTGGCCTCCGAGGTGGATGCGGCCTACAACAACCGACCGGGTGGCGCGATGATCTTGCACCGACCGGGGTGGGCAGGGTTACCCGGTCAGCCGACGCGAGCTTGCTGAGACGGCCTGAGCGGGACCGGTGGGCCAGCCGAGCACCCCAGCCGGGCGCAGCGCGGCCCCGGACATCCCCGTGGTCACACTCGTCGGGCGGCACGCGCGGCAGCCGGATCCCGGTCTGACAGGGGCCTAGCTCGGCCAGCGCCCACCTCACCAGGTTCAGGTCGATGAACAGCGGGCTATGCAGACCGCGCCCGGCCCGGAGTGGTCCGGCGCAGGCCGAAACGATGGGAATTACTCGACCACACTCGTGCTGCGCGGGGACGTCGCCACCCTCTCCGAGGGCGACCCCGTGCCCGCCGAGGTCGAGATCAACGGGCGGGTCGACTACGACACGGTGATCGGCGGGTCCAACTCCGCGGTGGACACCGAATGGTCGCGTTGCGCTAACCGGCTATCCCCCGACGTGCTCGGCCGAGCACCGGGTAGTCACGAACCACGATTCCGGCCGGGCAACGGCGACCCCCGCCGGACACCAGGTCCGGCGGGGGTTGTTACGCCCCGGCGAAGGCCATCACCCGGCCCCGAGCCAGGTGCCACGACGTCGTCGACCCCTTTGTTGCCACCCTCGCGGCGGACATGGTCGGCCGCGTGACAGCTACAGCGATCACACTCCTACTGGCTGTCGCCGAGTTCTTTATGACGTTCCCGCTGTCACGAAGTTGCCTTCAGCTTTTTCAGCGACCGCGAACGCATCTGCGACCCGCAGCAACCAAGCGACGTCACGAGAGCGGGTCTCGGCTCGACTAATGGGGATGGGATGCGGATCGTCTACCGGATTGCCGGCACGCTTGGCGCGTAGCGCGCCTCGAATCAACGCAACAGCCACGACTGCCTCGTCGGCGTCGTTGCCGCCGTTCTGCTGTCTCGCGTACTCGGCCACCGCAGGGTCAAAGTAGCGCTCCAGGAGAACAAGGCCGTCGCGGATTTCCAGTTCACGCCGATAAAAGCGACCGCCAACCCCACGGGTTCCACGGTAGGCCAGGTCAGGAAACTCTGCAGTGATTGCCTCCCACAAGGGGGTGACTCGCCGGGAGTTTCGCGCCTGCCGAACAGCGATGCCGAGTGCGGTGATCGCTCCCACGACGAGCGGCAGGAGAGCGCCGATGTAGAACGACGTGTGCCCGAAGCGCACGCCGGTCGTGATGAGCGGCTTCAGAGCTGTGAGGGCCGGTACATACTCTGGAACGAAGCGGGCAAGAACCTCGCTCGTGAGCTTGAATATGTCCGAGACGAACCGCACTACCTCGCCGACACCGATGATGACTATTCCGATGTAGAACGCGATCTGCGCAGGCGCCGGCCGCCGAGTAGGGGCTTCGTGCGGAATTGCTGGCGCGGAGCGTCGGTGCCGAATCCAGGACGCAATCAGCTGGCGAGTCCAGTTGATAACCCGCGCCGCGACGATCGCATAGTAGCCGATGAGCACGATGACGAAGGTGAATGCAGCGTCATTGTGCGCATAGCTGGGACTCGTCAGGTCACCGCCCTGCGCCTCGGTAGGAACAAGCAACCAGGCTACGACAGCGATGGCGGCGACAGTCGCCGCACCGAGGTACTCGCGATGCAAACGCGGATTCCGCGCGCCCGCTACTCCGTGAAGCGTCAGCCGGAAGAAGCAAATCTTACACAGGGCGGACGTGACGGTCAGCAGGTTGAGCACAAGCACGAACACGTCGGGCTTCTCTGACATGCCGCTGAGGAGTCGGTTGAGAGCGAAGGCGACGAGGCAGGCCGTAAGGTACTGGAATGCGCGGTCGTGCAATACGCGGCTCAGTAGAACGAGGACCACTCCGGCCCCCGCCCACGCGATGAATTGACTGGTAACCGTACCCATTAGACCGCTGGTAATCTCTGGGCCCGCTGCGATCAGGTACAAGATAAGTCACATCCAGCCACGGTGGTACGACAGCGTTCGGTAAATCGTGTTCGATGCGCCGAGTTCCCCGGACAGATGCGTTGGCGCACGACCGGGAACGATCGCCCATTCGAGGAATGTAGTGGCGATGAATTCAACCGCGTGCTCTTGAGGGTCGTCGTAGCACAAGCGGCGGCGAATGCCATGCCCGTTGGCCTGAGCACCACCCCCGAAGGTAGCCACGATCCGGGCGATGTCTTCAGCCTCGCTACTGTCGTATCCCCCGTAATCAGGATCGTCCCCGTCGAGGTGGCCGCACAGCACGTGGCCCAGTTCATGAGCGAGCGAGTGGTCCCGATG from Pseudonocardia sp. C8 encodes:
- a CDS encoding Lsr2 family protein, with the translated sequence MAQVQTVRLVDDLTGDQAEETILFGIDGTQYEIDLSSGNASALRDALAPFVMAARSTSTRPGSGHRARRASRASDPGTTSTAIRQRSQAVRAWARQNGYAVSERGRISAEIVAAYDAANKPTAAQRGTAVQFSG
- the istB gene encoding IS21-like element helper ATPase IstB is translated as MTAATQPTGVPGSAGDPLAEAVELTKRLKLPHIRRHLLELVPTARAQRWDHAELVRVLLAEEAAGRDATNLRTRRARAGFPAGKTLQDWDAAASTIPRPTQDALTSLEWVGRRENLCVCGPSGTGKSHFCEALGQAAVEAGMTVAWFTIEDLGAFVRRHRADDSITRALARLIRTDLIIIDDIGLLPVSPDAAEGFYRLVDAAYERRSLAVSSNLHPSGFDEIMPKTLATATVDRLLHHAHIVVTQGDSYRLAQATSGKGVSPLT
- the istA gene encoding IS21 family transposase, which produces MKRSEEIVEILEAYDLTGSYRAAAELAGCDHHTVARYVALRAAGEPVVAREHRARPIDAYLAKIEELVARSNGRVRADVVHERITAMGFTGGGRTTRRAVAEAKARLRAGRRRVLRPWVPEPGLWLQWDWAEGPRIRGRRTNLWCAWLAWSRFRVVLAVWDRTLPTIVACLDTTLRRVGGVPTYALTDNERTVSVDHVAGVAVRNPEIVHVARHYGMTIRTCVPADPQSKGGSEATVRISKADLVPTEVNLAAEYRLFGQLEAACRDWCEKVNTRPHRETRRPPAEMLAEERLRLHPLPSQPFTVAFGTTRRVNWDATVSVEGVRYSVPHELVDTRVWVRFHGDDLIVTAVRDGSDGTAGAVEVARHGRSTPGSPVIDDAHYPPRSAAANSHGERIPRATSAAEAAFLALGPGAAAWLVEAAAAGARGVRRKMTEAVALAKLHPPGQVDQALGTAAIAGRFAENDLMRILAHQAGETVAKPATQASETHSLQPGTAAWSGFGVHPDPEPEPEPAAGQEPTGESA
- a CDS encoding MAB_1171c family putative transporter yields the protein MSEKPDVFVLVLNLLTVTSALCKICFFRLTLHGVAGARNPRLHREYLGAATVAAIAVVAWLLVPTEAQGGDLTSPSYAHNDAAFTFVIVLIGYYAIVAARVINWTRQLIASWIRHRRSAPAIPHEAPTRRPAPAQIAFYIGIVIIGVGEVVRFVSDIFKLTSEVLARFVPEYVPALTALKPLITTGVRFGHTSFYIGALLPLVVGAITALGIAVRQARNSRRVTPLWEAITAEFPDLAYRGTRGVGGRFYRRELEIRDGLVLLERYFDPAVAEYARQQNGGNDADEAVVAVALIRGALRAKRAGNPVDDPHPIPISRAETRSRDVAWLLRVADAFAVAEKAEGNFVTAGTS
- a CDS encoding ImmA/IrrE family metallo-endopeptidase produces the protein MTPPLAVMDLVGPIGNLRGRPIRLVEHPLTEGLAVSFSLPEVDVIAWREHTSPWHRDHSLAHELGHVLCGHLDGDDPDYGGYDSSEAEDIARIVATFGGGAQANGHGIRRRLCYDDPQEHAVEFIATTFLEWAIVPGRAPTHLSGELGASNTIYRTLSYHRGWM